In the Budorcas taxicolor isolate Tak-1 chromosome 1, Takin1.1, whole genome shotgun sequence genome, ctatgcagagtacctcatgagaaatgctggactgtaagaaacacaagctggaatcaagattgccaggagaaatatcaatatgcagatgacaccacccttatggcagaaagtgaagaggaactaaaaagcctcttgatgaaagtgaaagacgagagtgaaaaagttggcttaaagttcaacattcagaaaactaagatcatggcatctggtcccatcacttcatgggaaatagatggggaaacagtggaaacagtgtcagactttatttttttgggctccaaaatcactgcagatggtgactgcagccatgaaattaaaagatgcttactccttggaagaaaagttatgaccaacccagatagcatattcaaaagcagagacattactttactgactaaggtccatctagtcaaggctatggtttttccagtggtcatgtatggatgtgagagttggactgtgaagaaggttgagcgccaaagaattgatgcttttgaactgtggtgttggagaagactcttgagagtcccttggactgcaaggagatccaccagtccattctaaaggagatcaaccctgggatttctttggaaggaatgatgctaaagctgaaactccagtactctggccacctcatgcaaagagttgactcattggaaaagaccctgatgctgggagggattgggggcaggagaagaaggggatgacagaggatgagatggctggatggcatcactgactcgatggacgtgaatctgagtgcactctgggagttggtgatggacagggaggcctggcgtgctgcaattcatggggtcacaaagagtcagacatgactgagtgactgaactgaactgaactgaatatgtgctGGGCAGTTTCTACATTTGGGGGCTATAAATGTGACCCAATGGCCCTTGTCCTGTTTCCATGGAACTTATAGTTTGATGGAGGAGATGGACATTAAACCATGGCACTCTCAGAATGTTCTCATATGCTCTCCTATGTTCTCatgtatttgaatcagttgtCCATGTTTTGAAATTAGAATCATTCAAACAAGTCTGGATTTTCAACttccatttgaaaaataagaGGATTTGGCAACATGGAGCCTGCAGTTCCTCCAGCAACAGCAGGAGCTACACAGAGGCTACCCCCTTTGCAGGAGGCCCGTTCCCTCCAGGCCATGCCAGCCCAACTGAGCCTGTTTCTCAAAATGTGCCTGACCCTTGAAGACATTTGACTTTTTAATAACGGTattcaatacacagaaataactTAAGTAATTACCAAGCTAAGTGCTtactaggaagaaaaaaaacaaaacactgggtTTTATGAGAGAGAAACAAGAGGAGTTGTGCTCTGGTTAGATTGGGGAAGGTTCTGCAAGTGACATTGGAGCCGGGGTGAgctggcagggcttcccaggtggctcagcgataaagaatctgcctgccaatgcgggagatgcaagttccatccctcGGTTgcgaagaacccctggaggaggaacagcaagcaacccactcccgtatttttgcctgggatatcccaaggacagaggagcccggtgggctatagcccacggggtcactaaagagtcagacacgattgagtgactgagcatgcacgcaggagccggcagggcagggcagaggtTCCACAGACTCATTTGTAAACTCGGGCAAAGGGCAAGACCCAAATGTGATTGCACATCCCACTTTGTGTAGGTCTCACAGTAGTCCTGATGGTAATTACTAAACACAAGGGGAAGGAAGAGTGAACCTAGTAAGACTAAAAAGGCCATATTAGCCAGGAGCCATGACCTAGGAATGAGTTTTAATAGCACAGGTACTTGTAACCAGCAAGCCAGGACCATGGGAAGGGTATCAGGCATGCAATGAAAAGAACCCAGagctttcttttttatgtttggaAACATGTCTGCCATGAAAATAAGGAAACCTGCAGAAAAGAGACCAGATTAGCAACTGGATCCAGTGATAATGAGCTTTCTGGGGCACTCATCTACAACAGCCCCACACTCTGGCTGTGCTCAGCGGCTACAGAGgcaatttcttcttcttccccttACGAATGACCTGCTTTTTTCCCTGACACTGTATATTCTTTCAGAACCAGACAATCTCATTTCTCTGCACCCTATAGATCTCTTCAAAGAGAGCTCTGGGCACAAAGGAGATGCATGGGGCGTGGAGAATAATATGAATACAGCCTCCAATCCAATGTTGTTATGTGGCAAAAATTCAGTTTAAAAGAGGATGTCGCAAGGGTAAGAGTGTTCGCTGAAGCACTGTCACAGAAATAATGGTGGCACTTCTTAATCTGAtgtgttttttacatttttatgataGGTTCCATATTCATCAAAAAAGAGACCACACTTTCCggtatttaaaagaaagaagcacAGCATGGAAAACATTCTCCGGAAATCAGATTTGACAGTGGGAAAACTTCAAATGCAGGTAGTGGACAAAGGTTTTTACTTTGTGTTTCAGAAGCATCAGAGGCCTGGGCTCAACTGAACGCACAGCCCTGCTAGACAGCGTGGCTGTCGGACGAAACTCATGATTAGCATGAAGGCATCCTGTTAGTGGGGGGCATTTGAGTGGCTACAGGATTGCTGAGGGCGCTGAGGATGATGCTGTGTGCCTACTAAATGTTAAAGTGAATTCAATTAAAATGAAGGCACACACACAAGGGCTGGAGAAGAAATGAGATTGTCTTTAGCACTGGGTGGTAAACGCATGTTTTCAAGCTCTGTTTGCTATGACTTGAATTAGAATAATCCTTTGGGACTTGCAGACATCCCACCAGTTCCTGAACTCATCTCTCAGGAAAAACAGCTCTCCCTTGGGTGTGGACAAGGCTTTCTAACACATGGCTTCGTTTCTTTGTTTTGGGCTAGGTGGATGACCtcatagaaacagtgacagataaaTCCATGAAGTTATTGGCCCAAAGACATGCTGAACTTCAACAGTGTGAGTTTCTAGGGGATGAAATTCTTCAGTCTTCTAAGCAGTTGCAGAGGATGTCCAGGCGAACCATGAGAAAGTATAAATTGAAAAATGTGTGTTTCCCATGTACCTGGTGCTGCTTCCGATTCTGATTCTGATGGCATAAAAGTTATGTTTCATAGAGATTCTTATCTTTGGTACATAATCCTGAATAAATTTCTCTTAATCAGTTCGGGGAGGGGTGAGTCTAAAAATATTCTGCCCAACagtctttataaaaatatttttcccaataGTCCTTTtacaaaaattgatttttaattatgAGTCAGTATAAGTAATTTTTTGCTTCATAATTTTTACTAATaatggaaaatagaaatatttaccaGGGCATACCAATTCTACAAAGAAATTTCTACCATGATTTGCCAGATGAAATTAAAGGAAGCACTTGAAGGTATTTTGACACTTTCACTGTGACTACTATTGAGCTAACTTTAAacctttgtttttaaagagaagagttcttattaaaattacaaaaatgtaaCATTATTAAGGTATGATTCATGCAAAGTGTCATGTTTctgaactaaaatgaatggataaggatgGAACCTAGCAAGTATTAGACATATAATTCAATCCTTAAGAAAAGTACATgtgattcagacttaaatttataaaaagatcATGAAATCCTTTCTTGCAAGACTCTTGAAAATGACTCctacagaagaaaacaatagagcgAAAATGTTTTACCAAAACATTTACCAACCATATATCTCGAGTATCAAGGACAGAGATCTAGAAAGTAATATATTTTGATTGACTTTGCATCTTATAATTACTTCTTAGCCCAGTGATTCTTCTTATCACGGAACCTCTCTCACAGTAAGCATACACCACAAACGTTCTGTACATAATTTAACAAGTTCACAGCTCTCCTGAGAGCCTGTTCATAGTCTTCATTTTCAAAAGTGGTAACAATTtccaaaaactgactcattttctCATGTACCCTCCAGAAATGCCACCTTCTTACtatcttccatttattttgtgAGCAAATCAATGTTACCAATTAAAAACTATCTAGAATGCCAATGAGCACAAACATATTTggcttaaaaacattttattcaacatttattttggATGTTGCTTCCCAccttttaaatacaaaaaagacatttcagtaaaagcaaatatataatgAAGTCATCTTCCTTTGTGTGAAGAAATATGAATGAACTCTGCATtaacatttaaaagcaaaatagttcACTGCCAAAACTTTACATATCTCGAGAGCACAACAAATTCTGAACACACTGAGATCACATTGCTACTTCAACATTCTTGGGGATGGAGAGTGATTACTTGGTCTGTGGTTTAGGATCAGTTTCCATGCTTGCTTCTTGAGCTTCTTCTACCTCTGACAGCTTTTCATCATCTGCAGTTGAAAAAGAAACGTAAAACTCTAATCAAATTTGCTTAAACTATATGTCTGATgaatatatgaaaacatttttgtcctttataagtgaatatatttaaagcaaaaatggcaaaatggcaGCCTATGATTGCAACTGACCCACACAAGGGGGTTTGGTTTTGAAAAGTTCTGCTTTGGTTGTTGTCATAAGTTgaattcctggaggagggaatggcggcccacttcagtgttcttgcctggagggtcccatggacaggggagcctggtgggctacagtccatgggatcgcaaagagtcagacatgactgagtgactaagcacacattaGCTGAATCAAAATGCAAAATTTATGTGAgagacttcaatttaaaaagaagttctcCTGGTCATTAAAATATctacatagggacttccctggtggtccagtggctaagactccgtgctcccagtgcaggggaactgggtttgatccctggttagggaactagatccctcatgacGCAATTAAGAGttggcatgctgcaactcagacCTGATGCAGTAAAATaagttaatctttaaaaaataaaatctacacaAACATTCATTTTACAGTCATGTTACTTACTTTCCAGTGTTTGCTGAAGTTCATGGATGGTACTAAGAAGAACATGAAACTGTTTCCTTCTCAATTCCAGCTAtgttagtaagaaaaaaaattaatacacaaatgATCTATAAACCAGTACAGAACACAAAGACTAATGATATCACATGCAAATACCTTATCTTCAACACTTTCTTTAATATGTGAAAGATGTTCTAATTCTTTTCCCAGAGcctctagttctctgaaaaaaaaaatgaaagtgttatatTTTGCTAATTGGGAGAAAAGAATTCATAATTAATATCTAATTTTTTAGTTACTAAATAATAGTACTTATATAAAGGATAAGGAGCTCTAACGTCCATTATGATGAGACTTTTAAAACTAAGTGTGATTCCTTAACTTCTAAATATGtactaattttcattaaaattaaattttagataatttttaaagtataggaAAACTTGACAATAGGATATCAAACCCTTTTAACATTTTGTCAtaattcaaaacttttttttgaggggggagtAAATGTGCTGAATTGCAGAATAATTAAATACCCTTTGAACTTTAACCCCTggtcctggtagctcagaggttaaagcgtctgcctggaatgcggaagacctgggttcgatcccagggtcgggaagacctcctggagaaggaagtgacaacccactccagtactcttgcctggagaatcccatggagggaggagccttgtgggctacagtccatggggtcgcaaagagtcagacacaactgagcgacttcactttcactttcctctgaaCCAGGCTTTTTCCCTCCTCTACTTTCCATTCAGGCAATCCTTGTATTATACCAATCCTtttttatgcatatatttgtatCTCAATAACATACAGCATCAGGATAGAATATTTGGAGGGCTCTAACTTTTATAAATGATTATTATTCTGTATATATTTCAGAaacttattaataatttaaaattcattatataTCTTCTGTTTTCCTAttcactgattattttttaaattggtgttTGGAAAGTGTTTATTTCCAAATTCTCTATAACTCCTATTTAGTATTCTATATGAGTAGACCATATtctatttatctgtttttgtATTGACACATATTACATGCATTTATTTTAGAACTATAGGCAGCAaggttagcagaaggaaaatcTAATCAAGTGGTATTAGAATCTGTAATTTTTAGGGTTGACCCTTATTTTTTGAAACATATGATATATTCCCATAGAAATGGAATGTGTATACTAGTATGTAAACATTTATGTATAAAGATTGGCTCTTTTCAAAGTAAAGCTCTAAACTTACTTTAATGTCTCATGCCTGTCTGGATGATGCTGGATCACTTTTGCCAGTGCATCATATTCTGaaagatacaaaaatatttaccaaaataaGATATTTCAAACCTGGATATCAACACAAAGTGTCTAACATCACAAATCTCTCCTAATTCTTTTCCTAATAGATAAGGAAGTGGAAACATTGAAGGATATGCGGAGTACTGTCAGCTTCCTTTCATTCAATTATAACTGTGACAATTCATGACTTCAAAAGTATATTCCAAACAAGGATTTTAGCTCCTACTCTGTCTTTCCATTTACGTATCCCTGGGTAGAATACAAAGGACTAGCATAAGAGAAAGTGAACTTAAGTCATTACTGATCATCAAGTAGACTGATTCTGAACTGACAGAATCTTATTATTTGCCCTGCAAATAGAAGAccgacaaagtgaaagtgaaagtgaagtcgtgttccactctttgcaaccccatggacagtagcctatcaggctcctcagtattttccaggcaagagtactggagtgggttaccatttccttctccacgggatcttcccgacccagggatcgaacccaggtctcccgcgttgcgggcagacactttaccgtctgagccaccagggaagtccaacaaggTGATCTATAATTAATTAACAAGGTATCCTACAATTAATTTCAAATCTTAGACAAGGGGAAATTATGCTTCTCACTCATTTCAAAGGTAAATATCTCATAAACTTAGAAATGATTTATAATTCAGGAACTTTGTTTTTCTGCTCCACTAAGACCTCCAAGGTAAGTCATGTATCTCTTGTTAACTTTTCCTATGAAATGATATATGGCAGCATTTACTTAAAAGCCTTATTAATCTACCAAAacactgtaaaattttttttaatgattttacaaTTGATATTAGTTCTTAAATAAGTTGGTATATCCTGCTCTAAATTGGCCACTGCAACCTGACCACATGCATTTTAGGCTGAATTAAAAAACCatcttttaaagataaggaatTGAACATCATCTTAATTAactcattaaaaagtaaaattgtttGTTGACGGTGTATTAATTCAATATGtgtgatttttaataaaatatttttggattataaaataatacatgttcaatataaacaataacaaaacctAAATGATAAAACTCCACAACTccaaaataattaacattttctATATCTTTCATGTATATGTCACAGTTGTGAATTTCCATTATATTGTTAATCTTCCTTTCAATTTATCTTATAGGAGGAGCAATGCCTCTGccatgaaaattattttgaactaGTTGATATGAACTAAAATAAGGCAGACCTTCATTAAGAACAAAAGAGATGAGAAGAAAACTAAAGTTTAACCTTCCTATTCTAATAAAACCCAGGCAGATTATAAATGTCTGCTTGTATAGTCCTTAATAAAAAAAGCCACTGggcttatttctttctttcttttttttaacggAATTCCATTAACCCACACAAAACACAAAGTCTTAAATCTAATGTACTTGTATAACATTATTTAGGCAAAGGGGTATaagagcagtaaaaaaaaaaaaaaaaaagaatacttaaaaACATACTTGTTTAATCAACAcaatccaacttttttttttttttttaccatggcCTTCCTTctctgctattttaaaaaatagtatagttttaaagaataaagttTGTCTCctaattcttttttataatttaggTTGATTCTAGCTGAAGGTTTCATCTCACCACGTTAAAAGCTGCATGAAAATACTAGTCAGTAATGAAGTATttgcacactgctgctgctgctgctgctaagttgcttcagtcgtgtccgactctgtgcgaccccagagacggcagcccaccaagctcccctgtccctgggattctccaggcaagaacactggagtgggttgccatttttctccaatgcatgaaagtgaagagtgaaagtgaagttgctcactacATCCCACAAAACCCTTACCTTGCCGATTTTTTCGTATTCGTTTTGCTTGAAGAATTTGCTTTTTGCACTCAGCAATTTTTTCATGGGCTCCAGCAATGCTACATTctatataaaaagttttttttaagatactTATAACAACAtgtattatctccattttcagtttttaaatgtgtttttaaatttagtttcctTGCTAATAAAACAGATGCTGGCATTTAAAACACAGCTGTAACTCAAAGTATAATCTCATATTAGAATATATTCTTTCtattaatattgttattattttaccaCTAACCAGAGAAAAATGTTAGTAAATATTGTTTCCCTTAgcccataaaaattaaaattatagacaGAAACAATTACTTTGTTTCCTTACCTATCTCTTTgtaaattttttcataattttccatttctctgagatTCATATCATATACTAGCAAAGTTTTGCCCATTGAAAATTCACATTGGGACAGCGTGCTCAGCATACGTTGGTACTGGCTGTATCTaacataaaagagagagaaagagaataaacATTTTGTGGATTTCCAGCTGAATCATTACAATGCAGGCACACCTTTGCTAAGTAAATTATGCCAGGTTCTGAGAGAATatgctttatttaaaacaatttgaaaTATCCATcctttaggttttctttttccaaatgtgGTTTACTTGAATTTATAAACTGTATTAGTTACAAATGTAAAGATGGGACTGTAGTTGTTAGCAATATAAGTTTAATTCAAACaactattttctgaattttgcttagtatcattttttaaaatgttttaagatggTTTTTATCATCACAATTCTGTTCTCAATTTTTTCATTCTATATAATTATTTATCTATGTGAAAAGCTAATTCAAATGATGAAAAAACTGTTAGAaatttatcaaatatataaaacCTTGCAGCAACTTTAttagtactttttttaaaaaatagagaaaatttcaTTTAAGTATTTTGTCTTACTAAACACTTATCTGCTTTTAAAAGGGACCAAAgtattaagtctgaatttaaccCTCAATTCTTATCACTGCACCTTCTGCacattttaataaacataaaagtaGCCTCTGAAGGGAAGGCTAGAAAAACCTACTCTGGACTCTGTTAATGagtgaaaatatgaaaaactgaCAGCACTATATGTatggtctaaaaaaaaaaatcacagtaggaCATTAGTATAGAAACGGCAGCAACATGAAATACCCCTCTTCCTGAGATCCTGAGTTGCACCATTTAATGAAACTTTTCACCAGCAGATTAATTCTCCGATCATCTCCAGCACCATCTCCATCGATTAGGAGACGCTTCCGTATGACTTCGTCTGGAGGACAGAATAATGTGAATTAAAATGACTATCTGgttcctgttcactttcaggGACAAATGAGCAACACCACTACAGATTCATTTATCTAGAAGAAAACTACTGAAATGAAAATGTACttgatgccactgaactgtacataaaatactgtacttaaaagaattaaaatggtcagttttacattcagttcagttcagtcgctcagtcgtgtccgactctttgtgaccccatgaatcgcagcacgccaggcctccctgtccatcaccaactcccggagttcacccagactcacgtccatcaagtcagtgatgccatccagccatctcatcctctgtcgtccccttctcctcctgcccccaatccctcccagcatcagagtcttttccaatgagtcaactctttccatgaggtggccaaagtactggagtttcagctttagcatcattccttccaaagaaatcccagggctgatctccttcagaatggactggttggatctccttgcagtccaagggactctcaagagtcttctccaacaccattttACATTAGGTAGGTTTTAATATAAtttccatgtatatatatggaaagtTATTAAGTGTCTCatgtcaggcactgttttaggGGCTGGGGTTATATCAGGGAGAAGCCTTGCCCTCACAGAACTGACATTTTATTGCCAGGCTGTagagtaaaaataattttcaggtaCTACCAGAGAAATAAGTCAATAATTCTTGGAGAAACTTTGTGGGCAAAACCTGTTCAGACAGAAGAAAGCCTGAAGCATTCATGGCGTTGAGTACTGTAAGATACTAGTaaaaggaacagagagaaaagaagattGAAAGACATAGTGGGAGActagaaaaagagaatgagatgtgtcagagaaaagaaattttttggGGGGTGTAATTTAGTAATTGTATCGGTAACGTTTCTTTCCTcgtgaggactttttttttttaatgtctgtctcCCTTTTgctccaaggaaaagaaaaacagaaaagataataGAAAAGCAATGCAGATGACAATGCTGAGTAACAATTAGGGCCGCAGTGGGCTTGCTTGGCAGCCATGAGCTACTGTTCTTCCTGGACAAGATAATGCTGGATCA is a window encoding:
- the THOC7 gene encoding THO complex subunit 7 homolog — its product is MGAVTDDEVIRKRLLIDGDGAGDDRRINLLVKSFIKWCNSGSQEEGYSQYQRMLSTLSQCEFSMGKTLLVYDMNLREMENYEKIYKEIECSIAGAHEKIAECKKQILQAKRIRKNRQEYDALAKVIQHHPDRHETLKELEALGKELEHLSHIKESVEDKLELRRKQFHVLLSTIHELQQTLENDEKLSEVEEAQEASMETDPKPQTK